The genome window TAGAAGTCCGGTTCCCGTTCTTTATGTCCAAAGCGGCCCCGGTCACGGGCAAGAAGGGGATGATGGAGTACGAGTGCGGCTTCGACGCGGAGATCAACAGCGCTTACGAGGTCGTGATGGTCCTGCGCGTGCCGGTCACGACGCTGTGTCCGTGCAGCAAGGAGATCGCTGACCGGGGAGCTCACAACCAGCGCGGCTGGGTAACGGTGCGCGTCCGCACGAACGATCACGTTTGGCTCGAAGAGATCATTGAGACGATCGAAGCGGCCGCTTCGTGCGCGCTGTATCCGGTGCTGAAGCGGCCAGACGAAAAGTGGGTGACGGAGAAGGCGTACGACAACCCGCGATTCGTCGAGGACATGGTGCGCGAGATCGCGCTCGCCTTCGACGCCGACGGACGGTACGATTCGTACGAAATCGAGGTGGAGAACGAGGAGTCGATTCACGCACACAACGCCTACGCCTACTTGAAGCGACCTTGAAAACGGGCCGCAGTCGATGAAACTCGGCTAAACTAGCGTCGTTAGAACCTTTGGGAGGGGTCGGCTAAATCATGGACGTTGAATGGGGGAGCCTGAGCCCGTATGTCAAGGGTGTGCTGTTGGGTGGCGTCATCGGCGCCGCTCTGTTCCTGGTCGCGTCTTTCTTGCTGCACCCCGGGTTCCCGGGGGACGTTACTTGGTCGCCGCACATGATGACGATGATCAAAGTGGGCGCGCTGGTCGGCGCGGTCTCTGGCCCTGCGTTCGTGGGCGCGCTGCGATTGGTGGATGCGCGGTCTGGCCCCTCGCGGCTCCGGATACTCGCCGAGCGCCGTGATCGGAGCGTGGTCTCGAAGTTGGCCGTGCAGGTCGTTCGCGGGGACGAGACCCAGGCATGGCACGCTGTCGCTCTTCTGGCGAACTACTGCGACCCTTACATCACGACGAGGATGTTGCATCTTCTGCTTGCGCGGCTTCAGTCGGAGACCGTTGAGACCTCCGATCGGATGGCGCTTGCTCGGCACGCGATCGGTTGTGTGCTGGCGACCGAGCGGGAGGCGAACATCGCAGTCCTAGATGACTTCGCAAAGGATATTACGACGGAGGTCGGCATACAGATGCGCCGCTTGATCTCGGATCGCGAGAACGTCACGCTGAAGTAGTTGCCGCCTGCTGCCCGATCCGATGATATGATGAATGAGTGGGCAAAGAGACGCACGAGTACACGAACGGCGAGCTGACGGTCGTCTGGAAACCCAAGCTGTGCATCCACTCAGGCAACTGCGCCCGAGGTTTACCGGGTGTGTTCAAGCC of Armatimonadota bacterium contains these proteins:
- a CDS encoding GTP cyclohydrolase I FolE2, with product MLDEQNEQTSLPDVQKTEDLRNIPIDKVGVRKVRFPIEVLDRADERQHTIGNFTLTVDLPSHFKGTHMSRFLEVLGEHGREISVHALPNLLQTLKERLHAESAHLEVRFPFFMSKAAPVTGKKGMMEYECGFDAEINSAYEVVMVLRVPVTTLCPCSKEIADRGAHNQRGWVTVRVRTNDHVWLEEIIETIEAAASCALYPVLKRPDEKWVTEKAYDNPRFVEDMVREIALAFDADGRYDSYEIEVENEESIHAHNAYAYLKRP